A genomic segment from Deltaproteobacteria bacterium encodes:
- a CDS encoding VWA domain-containing protein yields the protein MSGLKQSRRLNVRDWSLIVLGLAGMVACGEGPMTFKRVEQETADSATRGEALQATTHDTAKAPGGAEKDDSGDARKGNGPRQGSGSRDIPDTAGPEGPRDPSAVPGLDTLSIQWRLPCQHTALDSGAIVGGGRHAVTLGQASKLAVTFSGTVCEPAPTPREIVLVVDVTGSMGPGTGDGFNHDPMRNGSCGRMEAVRHVLAKLPADGSARVSLITFNSRVTAKSSEFHTNGATLFADLESSTRRPIANVLCAADGETDYAAALSTAGKMLDKFGRTHVQREIYFVTDGIPTVRDGVREAWALKADGVMIAPIMLIGDESILRDKIASRDSSGQPFFRKVAEANELPRALADLAVSKLVSVQLKYRAVGKSNWESVNLVSKLQGYSFGLAPLQFDMTLGDGFEMRLETLDNRGRKTEVEGVLMASPNP from the coding sequence ATGTCCGGTCTTAAACAGTCACGCCGCCTCAATGTTCGCGATTGGTCCCTGATAGTCTTGGGTCTGGCTGGCATGGTGGCGTGTGGCGAGGGCCCCATGACCTTTAAGCGTGTGGAACAAGAGACTGCGGATAGTGCGACGCGTGGCGAGGCACTGCAAGCCACTACCCACGACACGGCTAAGGCACCCGGTGGCGCTGAAAAAGATGATAGCGGCGATGCGCGCAAAGGAAACGGTCCGCGGCAGGGTTCCGGTAGTAGGGACATCCCCGACACCGCGGGCCCGGAGGGACCTCGTGATCCTAGTGCGGTACCTGGTCTTGATACCTTGAGCATACAGTGGCGTCTACCGTGTCAGCATACCGCCTTAGACTCAGGGGCCATAGTTGGTGGCGGGCGGCATGCGGTTACTTTGGGTCAGGCATCGAAGCTCGCGGTAACCTTCAGTGGCACCGTCTGTGAACCTGCTCCGACGCCGCGCGAGATTGTGCTGGTGGTTGACGTAACGGGATCCATGGGTCCAGGAACGGGCGATGGATTCAACCACGATCCGATGCGCAATGGTTCTTGCGGACGCATGGAGGCCGTGCGCCACGTTCTCGCCAAATTGCCCGCCGATGGCTCAGCGCGCGTCAGCTTGATTACCTTTAATTCCAGAGTCACTGCCAAGTCGAGCGAGTTCCATACGAATGGGGCAACTCTATTTGCTGATTTGGAATCATCGACGCGTCGCCCGATTGCCAACGTCCTTTGTGCTGCAGACGGTGAGACAGATTACGCTGCTGCTTTGTCTACTGCAGGTAAGATGCTCGATAAGTTTGGACGGACGCATGTGCAACGAGAAATCTACTTTGTCACTGACGGTATCCCTACGGTTCGTGATGGAGTCCGCGAGGCATGGGCACTCAAGGCTGACGGTGTTATGATCGCACCGATTATGCTGATAGGTGATGAATCTATCCTGCGTGACAAGATAGCTAGCCGCGATTCTTCCGGACAGCCCTTTTTCCGCAAGGTTGCTGAAGCGAATGAACTGCCGCGAGCACTGGCGGATCTTGCAGTAAGTAAGCTGGTAAGCGTCCAGTTGAAGTACCGCGCTGTTGGCAAGTCAAACTGGGAGTCTGTTAACCTTGTAAGTAAGCTTCAGGGCTATAGCTTTGGTCTGGCGCCACTGCAGTTTGACATGACCCTTGGGGACGGCTTCGAGATGCGTCTAGAAACCCTGGACAACCGAGGGCGCAAGACGGAAGTGGAAGGTGTGTTGATGGCGAGTCCCAATCCTTAG
- a CDS encoding DUF1295 domain-containing protein → MSLWTLILPGAGAVGLMMVVIWYLGVRHHDVSFVDRVWGLGFVLAMAGYCWQAGELDPRSGLTLACVALWGIRLSWYLHRRNSGQGEDPRYTAMRNKIGPSFVWKSFLRVNLLQATILLIVSTPLAVIAGGGGDAFPTVFDIIGFAVFALGLGFEVIGDAQLKTFKANPQNRGQVLRSGLWGLTRHPNYFGDSLLWWGFGIISLSCPGGYWTLVGPALMTFLLRRVSGVTLLEADLVRRKPGYAAYVAEVPPFWPRLLPRRSAKE, encoded by the coding sequence ATGAGTCTATGGACACTCATATTGCCCGGCGCAGGCGCAGTGGGCCTGATGATGGTGGTGATTTGGTACCTAGGGGTCCGCCACCATGATGTCAGCTTCGTCGACCGGGTGTGGGGTCTAGGATTTGTGTTAGCCATGGCAGGGTACTGCTGGCAAGCAGGAGAGCTCGACCCTAGAAGTGGCCTGACCTTGGCCTGCGTCGCCCTCTGGGGGATACGTCTATCTTGGTATCTCCATCGCCGTAATAGTGGCCAGGGCGAGGACCCACGCTACACGGCCATGCGTAACAAAATTGGGCCCAGTTTTGTTTGGAAGAGTTTCCTCCGCGTCAACCTCCTCCAAGCAACGATACTCCTGATAGTCTCGACCCCTCTAGCGGTGATTGCCGGCGGCGGCGGAGACGCCTTTCCCACCGTATTTGATATCATAGGGTTCGCCGTATTCGCTTTGGGTCTTGGATTTGAGGTCATCGGCGATGCCCAGCTCAAGACCTTTAAGGCTAATCCGCAAAACCGTGGCCAGGTGCTCCGCAGTGGCCTTTGGGGTCTGACGCGCCACCCCAATTATTTTGGCGACAGCCTACTGTGGTGGGGCTTCGGTATCATCAGCCTTTCCTGCCCCGGTGGTTACTGGACCTTAGTCGGTCCAGCATTGATGACATTCCTACTGCGGCGTGTCTCAGGTGTGACGTTGCTTGAAGCCGATCTTGTGAGGCGTAAGCCTGGATACGCAGCCTACGTGGCTGAGGTACCACCGTTTTGGCCGCGACTATTACCACGCCGCTCAGCTAAGGAGTAA
- a CDS encoding ABC transporter substrate-binding protein: MMLQKSQNKLRVQGLPQQLSMSATVGPWLAGILVFLAFFHGNFCLAKPQRILSATLASDEMLTAILAASCEPRPCQSALARLVAVSRFADDQRYSNITAMASGIKGRFHGDVEQVVRFKPDLVILASFSRPEIISRLQSMQIAKFMMTDLVSIEAIESTIKSLGERIDEPEAAAKVVTEMKSSLALASEKGEKTRAQPSVLHIYDDGTISGRNTLFDAISTAAGATNAAHDLVNGWQKLSVEALLNLNPSFIVVGGTPNTSRDEESAKLKAIPGISKLAAWSAGRIIVIPDSELAAVSPHITKAVAKLKSALKNEPPVTEAQAK; the protein is encoded by the coding sequence GTGATGCTACAAAAATCGCAAAACAAATTGAGAGTTCAGGGGCTTCCCCAGCAATTGTCGATGTCCGCCACTGTCGGCCCATGGTTGGCTGGGATATTGGTATTTCTGGCTTTTTTTCACGGCAATTTTTGCCTCGCTAAGCCTCAGCGCATATTGTCAGCAACACTGGCGAGTGACGAAATGCTCACCGCCATCTTGGCAGCATCGTGCGAGCCGCGACCGTGCCAATCGGCACTTGCCAGATTGGTGGCTGTCTCGCGATTTGCTGATGATCAGCGCTACAGCAACATCACCGCAATGGCGAGCGGCATCAAGGGCCGCTTTCACGGTGACGTCGAGCAGGTTGTGAGGTTCAAACCAGATCTCGTTATCCTAGCAAGCTTTAGTCGCCCCGAAATTATCAGTAGGCTGCAGAGTATGCAGATCGCGAAATTTATGATGACCGATCTCGTGAGCATAGAGGCGATTGAGTCTACCATTAAATCATTGGGCGAACGTATTGACGAGCCAGAGGCTGCAGCTAAAGTCGTGACCGAGATGAAATCTTCACTCGCATTAGCCTCAGAAAAAGGGGAAAAAACACGAGCGCAACCGAGCGTACTGCATATCTACGATGATGGAACAATTAGCGGACGAAATACTTTATTCGACGCGATCTCCACCGCAGCGGGCGCCACCAATGCAGCTCACGATCTCGTTAACGGCTGGCAAAAATTAAGTGTCGAAGCTCTACTTAACCTAAACCCAAGCTTCATCGTCGTTGGCGGTACACCCAACACCAGTCGTGACGAGGAGTCAGCCAAACTCAAAGCCATACCAGGCATTAGTAAGCTTGCCGCGTGGAGCGCCGGACGTATCATCGTGATTCCAGACTCTGAGCTCGCAGCAGTCTCACCGCATATCACCAAAGCCGTTGCCAAACTCAAGTCTGCTCTAAAAAACGAACCACCAGTCACCGAGGCTCAGGCCAAATGA
- a CDS encoding nuclear transport factor 2 family protein — MINRRSVALTALLYVTTAMPPAVAQQLSVADFYNQTSLANMKEMVEKFYASDCVFEDPVTHLEGRDKLLSYYRHMYEGVSKIRFELATQVRQGDEGFASWTMYLNTPKLEDGETVTVKGVSQFRYRGDLVVYHRDYFDLGEMVYEHVPVVGWLTRKVKARLGDHES; from the coding sequence GTGATAAACAGAAGATCTGTGGCACTCACAGCGCTGTTATACGTGACCACCGCAATGCCGCCTGCAGTGGCTCAGCAGCTCAGTGTGGCCGATTTTTACAACCAAACATCTCTCGCCAATATGAAAGAGATGGTAGAGAAATTCTACGCGTCGGACTGCGTCTTTGAGGATCCAGTCACGCATCTTGAGGGTCGGGATAAGCTCCTCAGCTACTACCGCCATATGTATGAGGGTGTGAGCAAGATCCGTTTTGAATTGGCGACCCAGGTACGCCAGGGCGACGAGGGCTTCGCCTCCTGGACGATGTATCTCAACACGCCCAAACTTGAAGACGGCGAGACCGTTACGGTTAAAGGTGTGTCGCAGTTTCGTTACCGCGGTGACTTGGTGGTCTACCACCGTGATTACTTTGACCTAGGTGAAATGGTCTATGAGCACGTCCCAGTCGTGGGATGGCTCACGCGTAAGGTTAAGGCTCGTTTAGGTGATCACGAATCCTAA